A genome region from Hydrogenoanaerobacterium saccharovorans includes the following:
- a CDS encoding TM1266 family iron-only hydrogenase system putative regulator, translating to METRVAVIGIVVENKDAVEKLNEILHINSQYIIGRMGIPYEKRGVSIISVAVDAPSDVISALSGKLGMLPGVSAKTVYSKI from the coding sequence ATGGAAACAAGAGTAGCAGTAATTGGTATCGTGGTAGAAAACAAAGATGCCGTTGAAAAGCTGAATGAAATCCTTCATATAAACAGTCAATATATCATCGGGCGCATGGGTATTCCGTACGAAAAGCGCGGGGTTTCTATCATCAGCGTGGCTGTTGATGCACCTTCCGATGTCATCAGTGCTTTGTCGGGTAAGCTTGGTATGCTGCCGGGGGTAAGCGCCAAAACCGTGTATTCTAAGATATAG
- the hydE gene encoding [FeFe] hydrogenase H-cluster radical SAM maturase HydE: MKAYIDKLECSGCLSQEEFALLIENHTPELDEYLFEKSRALRQKYYGNDIYIRGLIEFTNYCKNDCFYCGIRKSNHNASRYRLTKQQILDCCEVGYSLGFRTFVLQGGEDESYTDEILADIIYSIKFLYPDCALTLSIGEKSYDSYKAFFDAGADRYLLRHETADCNHYQKLHPHTMSLENRKQCLYNLKKIGYQVGCGFMVGSPFQTAESLAKDLLFIHELQPQMVGIGPFIPHHDTPFASQAGGTLQQTLFLLGLIRLMIPNVLLPSTTALGTIHPQGREMGILAGANVVMPNLSPVDVRKKYLLYDNKICTGDEAAECRACLQKRMQSIGCSIVVDRGDYKSAE, encoded by the coding sequence ATGAAAGCTTACATCGATAAACTCGAATGCAGCGGCTGCCTTTCGCAAGAAGAGTTTGCTCTTTTAATTGAAAACCACACACCCGAATTGGATGAATACCTGTTTGAGAAATCAAGAGCATTGAGGCAAAAATACTACGGCAATGATATCTATATTCGCGGGCTGATTGAATTTACAAATTACTGTAAGAACGATTGCTTTTACTGCGGAATCAGAAAGAGCAACCACAATGCCTCGCGGTATCGCCTTACAAAACAGCAGATTTTAGACTGCTGTGAAGTCGGCTATTCGTTGGGGTTTCGAACTTTTGTATTGCAAGGCGGCGAGGATGAATCTTATACCGACGAAATCTTGGCGGATATCATCTACAGCATCAAGTTTTTATACCCCGACTGCGCGTTGACTCTTTCCATTGGTGAAAAGAGTTATGACAGTTACAAAGCCTTTTTTGATGCAGGGGCAGACCGTTATTTATTACGGCATGAAACTGCCGACTGCAACCATTACCAAAAACTGCATCCCCATACAATGTCTCTTGAAAACAGAAAACAGTGCCTGTATAACCTCAAAAAAATCGGTTATCAGGTCGGGTGCGGGTTTATGGTGGGGTCGCCATTTCAAACAGCCGAAAGTCTTGCGAAAGACCTGCTGTTTATCCACGAGCTTCAGCCGCAGATGGTGGGTATCGGCCCGTTTATTCCGCACCACGATACGCCTTTTGCGTCTCAAGCTGGCGGCACGCTGCAGCAAACTCTTTTTCTGCTTGGCTTGATCAGGCTGATGATACCGAATGTTCTGCTGCCGTCAACAACCGCACTTGGTACGATACACCCCCAAGGAAGAGAAATGGGCATTCTTGCCGGAGCAAATGTGGTAATGCCGAATTTATCACCGGTTGATGTTAGAAAGAAATATTTGCTCTATGATAATAAAATCTGCACGGGAGATGAGGCGGCAGAATGCCGTGCTTGTTTGCAAAAACGCATGCAAAGCATTGGCTGCAGCATCGTTGTCGACCGCGGAGACTATAAATCTGCCGAGTAA